From the genome of Methanocellales archaeon, one region includes:
- a CDS encoding SdpI family protein has product MRKTEKIILGILIFSFAIGIFLYPQMPERMASHWNAQGQVDDYMSKFWGLFLLPFTSVGLFLLFVLIPTIDPLKVNIEKFRDYYDGFMAFMIIFLFYIYLLTVFWNVGIRFNMTRLLAPALGILFYYCGVLIKNAKRNWFIGIRTPWTLSSEKVWDKTHQIGGKLFKIAGIIVLCGAFFPKYVLFLVFVPVISVSIYMIVYSYFEYQKEIK; this is encoded by the coding sequence ATGAGAAAAACTGAAAAAATCATTTTGGGAATTCTCATATTTTCTTTTGCCATCGGCATTTTTCTTTACCCTCAAATGCCAGAGAGAATGGCTTCCCATTGGAATGCTCAAGGTCAGGTAGATGACTATATGTCAAAATTCTGGGGATTATTCTTATTGCCTTTCACTTCGGTTGGGCTATTCCTGCTTTTTGTCTTAATACCCACGATAGATCCACTGAAAGTAAATATCGAGAAATTCAGAGATTATTATGATGGATTTATGGCATTTATGATAATATTTTTGTTTTATATTTATCTTCTAACCGTCTTTTGGAATGTTGGCATTAGATTTAATATGACCCGACTTTTAGCACCAGCTTTGGGGATACTCTTTTATTACTGTGGAGTTTTGATAAAGAACGCAAAAAGAAACTGGTTTATCGGAATAAGAACTCCTTGGACCTTGAGCAGTGAAAAGGTATGGGATAAAACTCATCAAATTGGCGGAAAGTTGTTTAAGATTGCTGGAATAATTGTCCTTTGCGGTGCCTTCTTCCCGAAGTATGTATTATTTTTGGTTTTTGTGCCAGTGATTTCGGTTTCGATTTATATGATCGTTTATTCTTACTTCGAATATCAGAAGGAGATAAAATAA
- a CDS encoding permease, producing the protein MTIKSATIKSAKSLWNSFPLILGTILLVSLISTIIPKSFYSNIFSKNIVLDSIIGSLIGSISAGNPITSYIFGGELLKQGISLVAVTAFLVAWVTVGVVQLPAESAILGKRFAFLRNFTSFILAILVAIMTVLTLGVLAWI; encoded by the coding sequence ATGACTATAAAATCTGCAACTATTAAATCTGCAAAATCTCTTTGGAACTCTTTTCCTTTAATTTTGGGAACTATTTTACTTGTAAGCTTAATTTCTACCATAATCCCGAAATCATTTTATTCTAATATATTTAGTAAGAATATTGTTCTAGATTCTATTATCGGAAGTTTGATAGGAAGTATATCGGCAGGAAACCCAATAACAAGTTATATTTTTGGAGGAGAATTATTAAAGCAAGGAATTAGCTTAGTTGCTGTTACTGCTTTTTTAGTTGCCTGGGTTACGGTAGGAGTCGTTCAACTTCCTGCAGAATCGGCAATCTTAGGAAAAAGGTTCGCATTTCTTAGGAATTTCACCTCGTTTATACTTGCGATTCTTGTCGCAATAATGACTGTATTAACTTTAGGAGTCTTGGCATGGATATAA